The Lepeophtheirus salmonis chromosome 1, UVic_Lsal_1.4, whole genome shotgun sequence genome has a segment encoding these proteins:
- the LOC139906329 gene encoding uncharacterized protein produces MSRYSLFVISVLALSIPIFIPIFQFGFIYKLWKQYDVDVSKEHCSCSCWDTIFKAGYETGVAGYKHVYFNATQNTMIMWISMCLCFIIFYEALKFVLYCIYKGTARLKFVILFVSVIYPHYYAWWVYFNYVNDDYYDQFWHQLIFTTTEGISTLLVLSLICSKKSVISPQKILIIISIATFHILASGWDQFVENVLKQQGQLHQILRDIGFMIPDLLHVYLPWTELKKFARIHRKVPPSHLITNTDATFSLCGIAALWLLSLIIK; encoded by the exons ATGTCAAGATACTCCTTGTTCGTTATTAGTGTTTTAGCACTCTCTATTCCGATATTTATACCCATTTTTCAATTCGGATTCATATATAAACTCTGGAAGCAATACGATGTCGATGTGAGCAAGGAGCATTGTAGCTGTTCTTGCTGGGACACGATATTTAAGG CTGGATATGAAACAGGGGTTGCTGGTTATAAGCATGTTTACTTCAACGCAACTCAAAATACGATGATCATGTGGATTTCAATGTGCCTAtgctttattattttctatgagGCATTAAAATTCGTTTTGTATTGTATCTATAAAGGAACTGCACGGctcaaatttgttattttgttcgTTTCTGTCATTTATCCACATTATTATGCCTGGTGGgtctattttaattatgtaaacgACGATTACTATGATCAGTTCTGGCatcaacttatttttacaaCGACTGAGGGTATATCAACACTACTTGTTTTGAGCCTCATATGTTCGAAAAAATCCGTTATCTCTCCTCAAAAAATCCTCATTATTATAAg TATTGCAACGTTTCATATTCTGGCCAGTGGTTGGGATCAATTTGTGGAGAACGTTCTCAAACAACAAGGTCAATTACATCAAATCCTAAGGGATATTGGGTTCATGATCCCAGATCTATTGCATGTATATCTACCATGGACTGAATTGAAAAAGTTTGCAAGGATACATAGAAAAGTGCCTCCATCACATTTAATCACGAATACAGATGCGACTTTTTCCCTATGTGGAATAGCAGCATTATGGCTGTTATCGCTAATTATCAAATAA
- the awd gene encoding nucleoside diphosphate kinase A 2, with translation MSNTERTFIMIKPDGVHRGIVGDIVKRFEQKGFKLVAMKFMQASMDHLRKHYADLSSKPFFEGLVKYMASGPVLAMVWEGLNAVKTGRVMLGETNPKDSAPGTIRGDFCVQIGRNICHGSDAVESAEKEIALWFTPDELVDWSPAAMSWIYE, from the exons atgAGTAACACTGAAAGAACTTTCATCATGATCAAGCCTGATGGCGTCCACCGGGGAATCGTAGGCGATATCGTCAAGCGATTTGAACAAAAAGGCTTTAAGCTTGTTGCCATGAAATTTATGCAG gCCAGCATGGATCATTTGAGGAAGCACTATGCCGATCTCTCATCCAAACCCTTCTTCGAAGGATTGGTCAAATATATGGCCAGTGGTCCCGTTTTAGCCATGGTCTGGGAAGGCCTTAACGCTGTAAAGACTGGCCGTGTCATGTTGGGAGAGACGAATCCAAAGGACTCTGCACCTGGAACCATCCGTGGAGACTTTTGCGTTCAAATCGGACGTAATATCTGTCATGGATCTGATGCCGTCGAATCTGCAGAAAAGGAGATCGCTCTATGGTTTACTCCTGATGAACTTGTTGACTGGAGCCCAGCCGCCATGTCTTGGATCTACGAATaa